From one Lysinibacillus sp. G4S2 genomic stretch:
- a CDS encoding S-layer homology domain-containing protein has translation MKKMLKIVCALLLAVWLIPMEGVQAASFKDVSKDNTLITEIDYLVEKGIINGYPNNLFKPNTYVTRAQVAVMLTRALGLQTTNVKDPKYQDVPTTHPYYKEIAAVQNTGIFDSAQKFNPNAPLSRGDMAIVLQRAFKLKGSETSYFTDVSAKTRGYKEISAISSNNITRGYDDGSFKPNLPLTRAHFSAFLARALTLSNPNLLKDKAYDYTYSHYSLKDKKHYTLKYKYSHYDDKNDVWAISDLNSNKVFNSELLFSDGDVFGQGVARDYDLFYDLAFELPLRIGVIQHEDDGGIISGVRLTVKATDGTVRAGGVDYNNVIVLEEKSVNSDGVSTYYFVDGIGLVKELYNDVVVYELLERTAK, from the coding sequence ATGAAAAAGATGTTGAAAATAGTATGTGCACTATTATTAGCTGTTTGGTTAATACCGATGGAAGGTGTACAGGCAGCGAGCTTCAAAGATGTGTCCAAGGATAACACATTGATAACGGAAATCGATTACTTAGTTGAAAAAGGAATTATTAATGGCTATCCTAATAACCTGTTTAAACCGAATACATATGTAACTAGAGCACAGGTAGCTGTTATGCTAACACGTGCTTTAGGATTGCAAACGACGAATGTCAAAGATCCAAAGTATCAGGATGTACCTACTACACATCCCTATTATAAAGAAATTGCAGCAGTACAAAATACCGGCATTTTCGATTCGGCACAGAAATTTAACCCGAATGCACCTCTTTCAAGAGGGGACATGGCGATTGTGCTGCAAAGAGCATTTAAATTAAAAGGATCTGAGACAAGCTATTTTACAGATGTTTCAGCTAAGACAAGAGGCTATAAGGAAATCTCAGCAATTTCTAGTAACAATATAACAAGAGGATATGATGATGGTTCATTTAAGCCCAATTTACCTTTAACACGAGCTCATTTTTCAGCATTTTTAGCTCGTGCATTAACGCTATCGAATCCGAATCTATTAAAAGATAAAGCGTATGACTACACGTATTCGCATTATTCGTTGAAAGACAAAAAACACTATACATTAAAATATAAGTATAGTCATTATGACGATAAGAATGATGTGTGGGCAATAAGCGATTTGAATTCTAATAAAGTATTTAATAGTGAGCTTTTATTTAGCGATGGTGATGTTTTTGGTCAAGGAGTTGCACGTGATTATGATTTATTTTACGATTTAGCCTTCGAATTACCGCTTAGAATTGGCGTGATTCAACATGAGGATGATGGTGGGATAATTTCAGGAGTCCGTCTTACTGTTAAAGCAACAGATGGCACTGTCCGAGCAGGTGGTGTCGATTATAATAATGTAATTGTTCTAGAAGAAAAGTCCGTAAATAGTGATGGAGTTTCAACATATTACTTTGTCGATGGTATTGGTTTAGTTAAGGAGCTCTACAATGATGTTGTTGTTTATGAGTTGCTCGAGCGTACAGCCAAATAA
- a CDS encoding phenylalanine--tRNA ligase beta subunit-related protein, giving the protein MEISINQSLLTQHPELKIGIIHYTKIVVAESPQMIKGRMQLYQENLFLEMQESPVTQREGIAEWRQLWKKLGADPNRYRHSAESLMRRISKQNYLTPLHSGVDLNNFLSLQYEIPVGLYDVAKLQGNIEIALGNEDTGYEGLNERYNSLKNILYSCDANGAFGSPFVDSKRTSISEETTEALHIFYLRPSLSEENAEELLASAGKMFNQIHGGDYHTALLTNASPSTTL; this is encoded by the coding sequence ATGGAAATTTCAATTAATCAATCTCTATTGACACAACATCCCGAGCTAAAAATCGGCATTATTCATTATACCAAAATTGTCGTTGCAGAATCGCCTCAAATGATTAAAGGCCGTATGCAATTGTATCAGGAAAACCTCTTTTTAGAAATGCAGGAAAGCCCTGTGACACAACGTGAGGGTATTGCAGAATGGCGACAACTATGGAAAAAGCTTGGCGCTGACCCGAACCGCTATCGTCACTCAGCAGAAAGCTTAATGCGCCGAATTAGTAAGCAAAATTATTTAACCCCACTTCACTCTGGCGTTGATTTAAATAATTTCCTCTCTTTACAATATGAAATTCCAGTAGGCTTGTACGATGTAGCTAAACTACAAGGAAATATAGAAATCGCACTTGGCAATGAGGATACTGGCTATGAGGGCTTAAATGAGCGTTATAATTCGTTAAAAAATATACTATATAGCTGTGATGCTAACGGAGCATTTGGATCACCATTTGTCGATTCTAAGCGTACCTCTATTTCAGAGGAAACGACCGAGGCTCTACATATTTTCTACCTTCGTCCATCACTGTCTGAAGAAAATGCAGAAGAACTTCTTGCATCTGCAGGCAAAATGTTTAACCAAATACATGGCGGTGATTATCATACTGCCTTATTAACTAACGCATCACCATCTACTACACTGTAA
- the queG gene encoding tRNA epoxyqueuosine(34) reductase QueG translates to MNIHDLQREFVAYAMSIGVDKIGFTTAAPFTELKNRLRRQQELGYQSGFEESDIEKRTEPLQLLEGAESIVAIAVAYPSRMQNAPVGKKGARRGIFCRASWGVDYHTALRERLKLLSAWLEERIEGARIESMVDTGALVDRAVAERAGIGWSGKNCSVITPEFGSYVYLGELITNIPFAPDTPMEDECGDCRLCLDVCPTGALIEGGQLNSQRCIAFLTQTKGMLPDEFRTHIGNRLYGCDTCQTVCPKNKGKINWIHEEFKPDPELAKPLLVPLLTISNRDFKEKFGHVSGSWRGKKPIQRNAILALAHFKEEAAVPDLVALLNKDERPVIRGTAAWALGKIGGEQAQSALLEARVKEQDEEVLVEINKGLQFFS, encoded by the coding sequence ATGAACATACATGACCTACAACGTGAATTTGTGGCGTATGCAATGTCCATTGGTGTAGACAAAATTGGCTTTACAACAGCAGCTCCGTTTACAGAATTAAAAAATCGACTGCGCCGCCAGCAAGAGCTTGGCTATCAGTCTGGCTTTGAAGAAAGCGATATTGAAAAACGTACCGAACCCCTACAGTTGTTAGAGGGAGCAGAAAGCATTGTGGCGATCGCTGTAGCCTATCCATCGCGTATGCAAAATGCACCTGTTGGCAAAAAGGGAGCAAGACGCGGGATTTTTTGCCGTGCTTCCTGGGGTGTCGATTATCATACAGCATTACGTGAGCGATTGAAATTATTATCAGCCTGGCTTGAGGAGCGTATAGAAGGTGCACGTATAGAATCAATGGTTGATACGGGTGCACTTGTGGATAGGGCAGTTGCAGAGCGTGCAGGGATAGGCTGGAGCGGGAAAAACTGCTCGGTTATTACGCCTGAATTCGGTTCCTATGTATATTTAGGAGAGCTTATTACGAATATCCCTTTTGCGCCTGATACGCCTATGGAGGATGAATGTGGAGATTGCCGCTTATGTTTAGATGTTTGCCCAACAGGCGCGTTAATCGAGGGAGGACAGCTAAACTCTCAGCGTTGTATAGCTTTTTTAACGCAAACTAAAGGAATGTTACCTGATGAGTTTCGTACCCATATTGGTAATCGTTTGTATGGCTGTGATACGTGTCAGACAGTATGTCCAAAGAATAAAGGGAAGATTAACTGGATACATGAAGAATTTAAGCCTGATCCAGAACTTGCAAAACCTTTACTTGTGCCACTTTTAACGATTTCAAATCGTGACTTTAAAGAAAAGTTTGGACATGTTTCTGGTTCATGGCGAGGGAAAAAGCCAATTCAACGCAATGCTATTTTGGCGCTTGCCCATTTTAAAGAGGAAGCTGCAGTACCAGACTTAGTAGCACTTCTTAACAAGGATGAACGACCTGTTATTCGAGGAACAGCAGCATGGGCTTTAGGCAAAATAGGCGGGGAGCAAGCTCAATCTGCATTACTTGAAGCAAGAGTAAAAGAACAAGACGAGGAAGTACTCGTTGAAATTAATAAAGGTTTACAATTTTTTAGCTAA
- a CDS encoding VOC family protein: protein MGRVIGFELNSQEPEKAAEFYAKVFGWEVAAPHWEYWAVTTGDDNKSGINGGIAKGPHDYPFGTRIQIEVDFIDDAISKAKQNGAIVVRDKMEFDEFYLAYMVDPTGLGFGLIQNK, encoded by the coding sequence ATGGGGAGAGTAATAGGGTTTGAATTAAATAGTCAGGAGCCTGAAAAAGCAGCTGAGTTTTATGCCAAGGTTTTTGGTTGGGAGGTAGCTGCACCTCATTGGGAATATTGGGCTGTAACAACTGGGGATGATAATAAATCAGGGATTAACGGTGGTATTGCAAAGGGGCCACATGACTATCCTTTTGGAACACGTATTCAAATTGAAGTTGATTTTATCGATGACGCTATTTCTAAAGCTAAACAAAATGGTGCCATCGTTGTTCGTGACAAAATGGAGTTCGATGAGTTTTATCTTGCCTATATGGTAGATCCAACTGGGCTTGGCTTCGGCTTAATTCAAAATAAATAA
- a CDS encoding LD-carboxypeptidase, translating into MKSTVPHLQKGDTVGLVALSSLVKPEMLGDAISFLDDLGLKYIIGDTIQAKHSYLAGSDEERLADFHGMVRNPEVKAIFCVKGGYGSARIAEKIDYGLLEENPKIFWGFSDLTYLHCAINEFANLVTFHGPLLMSVGRIDDVSKKMFLQLFSPMELQYTEDISPLTTIASGVARGQIIGGNLRRLVSTLGTKFEVRTEGKILLIEELAETIPHIDSMLQQLKQARKLEQLAGVMIGSFTQTEADEAALHTLMKEYFADLGVPVVAGFKIGHEATNIAIPLGVDAILDAQEKVLKILPGVH; encoded by the coding sequence ATGAAAAGTACAGTACCGCATTTACAAAAGGGTGATACAGTTGGTCTTGTGGCTTTATCAAGTCTAGTGAAGCCAGAAATGCTAGGGGATGCAATATCCTTTCTTGATGATTTAGGTCTTAAATATATTATTGGGGATACCATTCAGGCAAAGCACAGCTATCTAGCAGGTAGTGACGAGGAGCGTCTGGCTGACTTTCATGGGATGGTAAGAAATCCAGAGGTGAAGGCAATTTTTTGTGTCAAGGGGGGCTATGGATCTGCCCGAATTGCGGAAAAGATTGACTATGGACTACTTGAAGAAAATCCAAAAATCTTCTGGGGCTTCTCTGATCTTACATATTTACATTGCGCAATTAATGAATTTGCTAATTTAGTGACGTTTCATGGACCGCTCCTTATGTCTGTAGGAAGAATAGATGATGTATCAAAGAAAATGTTTTTACAGCTATTTTCACCGATGGAATTGCAATATACAGAGGATATTTCACCATTAACAACGATTGCATCTGGTGTTGCTCGCGGTCAGATTATTGGAGGAAATTTACGTCGTCTTGTCAGCACATTAGGTACAAAATTTGAAGTTCGCACGGAAGGTAAAATTTTATTGATTGAGGAGCTAGCGGAGACGATTCCACATATTGATTCTATGCTGCAGCAATTAAAGCAAGCGAGAAAGCTTGAGCAGTTAGCGGGTGTTATGATCGGTTCCTTTACACAAACTGAAGCAGATGAAGCGGCACTGCATACTTTAATGAAGGAATATTTTGCGGATTTAGGCGTTCCAGTTGTAGCAGGCTTTAAAATTGGCCATGAAGCAACGAATATTGCTATTCCATTAGGAGTAGATGCTATTTTAGATGCACAGGAAAAGGTACTGAAGATTTTACCTGGTGTGCATTAA
- the nagB gene encoding glucosamine-6-phosphate deaminase, giving the protein MKWIEVNSYDEMSEVAADIFTKQLQVKPASILGLATGGSPVGMYKELVKRQQAGTISFSDVITFNLDEYVGIDQSSPASYWTFMHENLFKHVDIKKENIHLPNGKVEDLAAECEAYDARIKEAGGIDLQLLGIGVNGHIGFNEPGTPFDSLTNIVELTESTRNENAIYFDDFKDVPTHAITMGIQSIMNAKEIVLIAFGEKKLEAIEKLKSGIVTEDFPASQLLNHANVTIIYGGTN; this is encoded by the coding sequence ATGAAGTGGATAGAAGTAAATTCTTACGATGAAATGAGCGAAGTCGCAGCGGATATTTTTACTAAGCAATTACAAGTAAAGCCGGCAAGTATTTTAGGATTAGCAACTGGTGGTTCTCCTGTAGGGATGTATAAAGAATTAGTGAAACGACAACAAGCTGGAACTATTTCTTTTAGCGACGTTATTACTTTTAACTTAGACGAATATGTTGGCATCGATCAATCAAGTCCAGCAAGTTATTGGACATTTATGCATGAGAATTTATTCAAGCATGTAGATATTAAGAAAGAAAATATACATTTACCAAATGGTAAGGTAGAGGATTTGGCTGCTGAGTGTGAGGCATATGATGCTCGAATCAAGGAAGCAGGAGGAATTGATTTACAGCTCTTAGGCATCGGCGTTAACGGACATATTGGCTTTAACGAGCCAGGAACACCTTTTGATTCACTAACTAATATTGTAGAGTTAACTGAATCTACACGCAATGAAAATGCAATTTATTTTGATGACTTTAAAGATGTACCAACACATGCTATTACAATGGGGATTCAATCTATTATGAATGCTAAGGAAATCGTATTAATTGCATTTGGTGAAAAAAAACTAGAGGCCATCGAAAAATTAAAAAGTGGTATCGTGACAGAAGATTTCCCAGCAAGTCAATTATTAAACCATGCAAATGTAACGATTATTTACGGCGGAACAAACTAG
- a CDS encoding ABC transporter permease — protein sequence MNLAWKEIKKNKVRFLILGSIVFLVSFLTFIISGLANGLSQDNAALIKDLPQGQFYMDKDADQTYNLSKIDNSTQNDILSKEKDAVAFSLQMGFLNDKDNKQQSVAFVTSTESDLFENVKHNEVVLDSSMKDKGIKVGDTLTNNQFSGKFVVKGFVDQKKYSHAPVAYINEQDYKEIYRVDEMQMMFVPGGDSSKEFAGLESFSNKEFLNTIPSYNAEQMSLNMIVWFLVVISGMLFAIFFYMMNVQKIGLYGILKAIGLKTSKLFQLIWTQMAIITVISLILSVTFSQAFNMVAPQGMPFSLTVATTTQLSVVFLIIGFIGATISGLQIRKIEPLQAIQQGEA from the coding sequence ATGAATCTTGCGTGGAAAGAAATTAAGAAGAATAAAGTAAGATTTTTAATATTAGGTTCGATTGTTTTTCTAGTTAGTTTTTTAACTTTTATTATTTCTGGTTTAGCGAATGGATTGTCACAAGATAATGCCGCTCTAATTAAGGATTTACCACAAGGTCAATTTTATATGGATAAGGATGCAGATCAAACTTATAATCTGTCAAAAATAGATAACAGTACACAAAATGATATATTGAGTAAAGAAAAAGATGCAGTAGCTTTTTCATTACAAATGGGCTTTTTAAATGATAAGGACAATAAGCAGCAAAGTGTTGCCTTTGTTACATCTACCGAGTCAGATTTATTTGAAAATGTGAAGCATAATGAAGTCGTATTAGACAGCTCAATGAAAGATAAAGGAATTAAAGTCGGAGATACATTAACGAATAATCAATTTAGCGGCAAGTTTGTAGTAAAAGGATTTGTCGACCAAAAGAAATATAGCCATGCACCTGTTGCCTATATTAATGAACAGGATTATAAAGAAATTTATCGTGTTGATGAAATGCAAATGATGTTCGTACCAGGCGGAGATTCTTCAAAAGAATTTGCTGGATTAGAATCATTTTCGAATAAAGAGTTTCTTAATACAATTCCAAGTTATAATGCAGAGCAAATGTCTTTAAATATGATTGTTTGGTTTTTAGTAGTCATTAGTGGAATGCTGTTTGCTATCTTCTTCTATATGATGAACGTTCAAAAAATTGGCTTATACGGAATTTTAAAAGCTATTGGTTTAAAAACAAGTAAGTTATTCCAATTGATATGGACACAGATGGCCATCATTACAGTTATTTCACTTATTTTGTCTGTAACCTTTAGCCAAGCATTCAATATGGTAGCGCCACAAGGGATGCCTTTCTCTTTAACAGTCGCGACAACGACGCAATTATCGGTAGTATTCCTAATTATTGGATTTATTGGGGCTACAATTTCAGGACTACAAATTAGAAAGATTGAACCATTACAAGCGATACAGCAAGGAGAGGCTTAA
- a CDS encoding arylamine N-acetyltransferase, giving the protein MNSQIQQYLKYILFQGPLTEPSIKLLGQLQTSHLYIIPYENLDVALKQDISFSIPDIFQKIIVRKRGGNCFELNILFSWLLRELGFSVTNRYAQFWRNFEEDAPAEDVPMHQLLLVNFAGQSYISDVGVGALAPCKPVPLIAGHHHREGNELYKIERDDANGWMLYEQTKHNWRLLYSFFDDANDAKFAPRLSKQQNKIAMIRTPRGRHTMLNNEFRIYEGQSLTTYKTHNEKEWLQALQRFFHISLD; this is encoded by the coding sequence ATGAATTCACAAATACAGCAATATTTGAAATATATTCTTTTTCAAGGGCCTTTAACTGAGCCGTCTATTAAACTACTTGGACAATTACAAACAAGTCATTTATACATCATCCCGTATGAAAACTTGGATGTTGCCTTGAAACAAGACATCTCCTTCTCGATTCCTGATATTTTTCAAAAAATAATTGTTCGCAAACGTGGAGGCAATTGCTTTGAACTAAATATTTTATTTAGTTGGCTACTTCGCGAGCTCGGCTTTTCAGTGACCAATCGCTATGCACAGTTTTGGCGCAATTTTGAAGAAGATGCTCCTGCCGAAGATGTACCTATGCATCAGCTATTGCTTGTCAATTTCGCTGGCCAATCATATATTTCCGATGTTGGCGTAGGCGCACTAGCTCCGTGTAAGCCAGTTCCACTTATAGCTGGGCATCACCACCGTGAAGGCAATGAACTTTATAAAATTGAACGTGATGATGCGAACGGCTGGATGCTGTACGAACAAACAAAACATAATTGGCGTTTACTTTATAGTTTTTTTGATGACGCTAACGATGCAAAGTTTGCTCCAAGGCTTTCTAAACAACAAAATAAAATTGCGATGATTCGTACCCCTCGCGGTAGACATACAATGCTTAACAACGAATTCAGAATATATGAAGGACAATCCCTAACAACCTATAAAACACATAACGAAAAAGAATGGCTACAAGCACTTCAGCGTTTTTTTCATATCTCATTAGACTAG
- a CDS encoding ABC transporter ATP-binding protein, which translates to MTLFTIDEVRKTFTNGEVKEEILKGINLSLKEGEIIALVGASGSGKSTLLTIAAGLQPASDGQVIFEDNNLTSMSSEEVRKVRASKFGFVFQFAHLVPFLTVEEQLLLMLDVSESKLKKSEQKNEVDRILKLVGMDHRKNSYPSSLSGGEKQRVAIARAIIHKPKVLFADEPTASLDSKRSKEVMLLIRDLTKTLNITTLMVTHDEEMLAYTDRIIKMSDGVILQDAL; encoded by the coding sequence ATGACTTTATTTACAATTGATGAGGTTAGAAAAACGTTTACTAATGGCGAAGTAAAAGAAGAAATATTAAAAGGAATAAACCTTTCTCTAAAAGAAGGAGAAATCATAGCATTGGTAGGTGCATCTGGCTCTGGTAAAAGTACGCTTCTAACAATAGCTGCGGGACTTCAGCCTGCATCAGATGGGCAAGTTATATTTGAAGATAACAATTTAACTTCAATGAGTTCTGAAGAAGTTCGAAAAGTACGAGCAAGTAAATTTGGCTTTGTCTTTCAGTTTGCACACCTTGTACCTTTCCTTACAGTTGAGGAACAATTACTGCTAATGCTTGATGTTTCTGAATCCAAGTTGAAGAAGTCTGAACAAAAAAATGAAGTTGATCGCATACTAAAATTAGTAGGGATGGACCATCGTAAAAATTCTTATCCTTCTTCATTGTCAGGTGGGGAGAAGCAACGTGTTGCCATTGCCCGGGCAATTATTCATAAACCGAAAGTTCTGTTCGCAGATGAACCAACGGCAAGTTTAGATTCAAAAAGATCAAAAGAGGTTATGTTATTAATTAGAGATTTAACTAAAACCTTAAACATTACTACTTTAATGGTAACACACGATGAAGAGATGCTTGCCTATACAGATCGTATTATTAAAATGAGCGATGGTGTCATTTTGCAAGATGCCCTTTAA
- a CDS encoding cytidine deaminase: MDIEQKLYQSVVELIEKRYPSGWGGAAAMYTEDGQILTSVAPDVINASTELCMETGAILEAHKLNTKVTHSICIARENENSVFTVLTPCGVCQERLFYWGENVKAAITNPNGELIFKTLREIQPYHWYKAYEK; this comes from the coding sequence ATGGATATTGAGCAAAAACTATATCAGTCGGTGGTAGAATTGATCGAAAAAAGATACCCTTCTGGTTGGGGTGGTGCTGCAGCAATGTATACAGAAGATGGTCAGATTTTAACGAGCGTAGCACCGGACGTTATCAATGCCTCTACTGAATTGTGCATGGAAACTGGTGCAATACTTGAAGCGCATAAACTTAATACGAAGGTTACTCATAGTATTTGTATTGCCAGAGAAAATGAAAATTCTGTATTTACTGTGTTAACTCCTTGCGGTGTATGTCAAGAAAGGCTTTTTTATTGGGGTGAAAATGTAAAAGCGGCTATCACTAATCCGAATGGTGAATTGATATTTAAAACACTGAGAGAAATACAACCATATCATTGGTATAAAGCATACGAAAAGTAA